The following coding sequences lie in one Heyndrickxia oleronia genomic window:
- a CDS encoding TerC family protein: MDISMVLEYGWVLLILVGLEGILAADNAVVMAVMVKHLPEEKQKKALFYGLVGAFVFRFGALFLISFLVNVWQIQAIGAAYLLYISVHHLLKQSKHKFKKGDKVKDNKGSSFWMTVLKVEMADIAFAVDSMLAAVALAVTLKPTGWFKMGGIDGGQFLVMLFGGIIGLVIIRFAAKWFVNLLKKYPSLETSAFLIVGWVGVKLVVFTLAHPSIHVIEEHFPESFVWKVIFWGVLLSIAISGYLVSRKKANKLRRSA; the protein is encoded by the coding sequence ATGGACATTTCAATGGTACTTGAGTATGGTTGGGTCTTATTGATTTTAGTTGGTTTAGAAGGAATATTGGCTGCAGATAATGCAGTTGTTATGGCAGTGATGGTGAAGCATTTACCTGAAGAAAAACAGAAGAAAGCTTTATTCTATGGATTAGTCGGAGCATTTGTATTTAGATTTGGCGCTCTATTTCTCATTTCCTTTTTAGTTAATGTATGGCAAATTCAGGCTATTGGTGCTGCCTATCTACTTTATATTTCGGTACATCATTTATTGAAACAGTCAAAACACAAATTTAAAAAAGGAGATAAGGTAAAGGATAACAAAGGATCTTCCTTTTGGATGACTGTTTTAAAAGTGGAAATGGCAGATATTGCGTTTGCAGTTGATTCCATGTTAGCAGCCGTTGCCCTTGCTGTTACGTTAAAACCTACAGGTTGGTTTAAAATGGGTGGGATTGATGGTGGCCAATTTTTAGTGATGCTTTTTGGGGGGATCATAGGATTAGTCATTATTCGATTTGCGGCAAAATGGTTTGTCAATTTATTAAAGAAATATCCTAGCCTCGAAACATCTGCATTTCTCATTGTCGGATGGGTAGGGGTAAAATTAGTTGTTTTTACACTTGCACATCCAAGTATTCATGTTATCGAAGAGCATTTTCCTGAATCATTTGTATGGAAGGTAATTTTCTGGGGTGTACTTCTATCTATTGCTATAAGCGGCTATTTAGTATCGCGAAAAAAAGCAAATAAATTACGGAGAAGCGCTTAA
- the nhaC gene encoding Na+/H+ antiporter NhaC, producing the protein MFSIKKVYTPTIIEAIILAICIVGLISGGIIKFSAAPHIPILLTIFLLILYGLIRKVPFKKLEEGMTNGAKSGISAIFIFFLIGLLISAWMISGTIPTLVYLGFKIVSVHFFYAIAFITTAIVGMAIGSSLTTSATLGVAFIGVASAIDASLAITAGAIVSGAFFGDKMSPLSDTTSIASMMLKVDLFEHIRNMAWTTVPGFIISLIVYAIISPNASSANLHRLISYQESLMQTNLVHWYSLLPILVLVIFAIKKISAFITLAFNSIFAVILSYFHHFTSGKELFSILFNGYVSETGNTAIDSLLTRGGINSMMFTVSLIILALSMGGLTFALGIIPVLLQSLGKILNKVGSVIMAAALTAVGINIFIGEQYLSIILTGESFQQSFQKVGLANKNLSRVLEDAGTVVNPLVPWSVCGVFLTNVLGVSTLEYFPFAFFCLLSPLLTILFGFTGKTLTMIDKN; encoded by the coding sequence GTGTTTAGTATTAAAAAAGTTTACACACCAACAATAATTGAAGCTATTATCCTTGCTATTTGTATTGTAGGATTAATTAGCGGTGGAATTATAAAATTTTCTGCAGCGCCTCATATTCCAATCTTGTTAACAATTTTTCTATTGATTCTATACGGGTTAATAAGGAAGGTTCCTTTTAAAAAACTTGAAGAGGGGATGACCAATGGTGCAAAATCAGGTATCTCTGCTATCTTTATCTTTTTTCTGATTGGACTGTTAATTTCAGCGTGGATGATTAGTGGGACAATTCCCACTTTGGTTTATCTTGGATTTAAAATAGTTTCTGTTCACTTCTTTTATGCGATTGCTTTTATTACGACAGCGATTGTGGGAATGGCCATCGGTAGTTCGTTAACAACCTCTGCAACATTAGGAGTAGCATTTATTGGGGTTGCTTCTGCTATTGATGCATCATTAGCTATAACCGCTGGTGCTATCGTTTCAGGTGCTTTTTTTGGTGATAAAATGTCACCTTTGTCCGATACAACAAGTATTGCGTCAATGATGCTGAAGGTTGATTTGTTTGAACATATCAGGAATATGGCATGGACAACTGTTCCTGGGTTTATTATTAGTTTAATCGTATACGCAATCATATCACCGAATGCATCTTCTGCTAATTTACATCGCTTAATCAGCTATCAAGAAAGTTTGATGCAGACAAATTTAGTCCATTGGTATAGTTTGCTTCCGATCCTTGTATTAGTTATATTTGCCATAAAAAAAATTTCTGCTTTCATTACTTTAGCATTTAATTCAATTTTTGCAGTTATACTTTCCTATTTTCATCATTTTACTTCCGGGAAAGAGTTATTCAGTATTCTTTTCAATGGATATGTATCTGAAACGGGTAATACAGCCATTGATAGTCTACTAACTAGGGGCGGAATAAATAGTATGATGTTTACGGTATCATTAATCATTTTAGCATTAAGTATGGGAGGTTTAACATTTGCGTTAGGAATAATACCAGTGTTACTCCAATCATTAGGAAAGATATTAAATAAAGTTGGATCTGTGATTATGGCAGCAGCTCTAACTGCTGTAGGTATTAATATTTTTATTGGTGAACAATATTTATCTATTATTTTAACAGGAGAATCTTTTCAACAATCATTTCAAAAGGTTGGCTTAGCAAATAAAAATCTTTCACGAGTTTTAGAAGATGCCGGAACCGTAGTCAATCCATTAGTTCCATGGAGTGTTTGTGGAGTATTTTTAACAAATGTACTAGGTGTTTCAACATTAGAATATTTTCCATTTGCCTTTTTCTGTCTGTTATCTCCACTGCTAACGATTCTTTTTGGATTTACTGGTAAGACATTAACAATGATTGATAAAAATTAA
- a CDS encoding twin-arginine translocase TatA/TatE family subunit, translating to MINAEGLIVIGAVALILFGPKKLPEIGRAAGKTIREFKNATSGLLEDSNTKENHKNQNFQSQKEQTNNISVSTANDLTENSSPSSEGAEKNLNNSV from the coding sequence GTGATTAATGCAGAGGGACTAATAGTCATTGGAGCAGTTGCATTAATTCTTTTTGGGCCAAAAAAATTACCAGAAATAGGTAGAGCGGCAGGAAAGACCATAAGAGAATTTAAAAATGCAACTAGTGGGTTACTAGAGGATTCAAACACAAAAGAAAATCATAAAAATCAAAATTTCCAATCTCAAAAGGAACAAACAAATAATATTTCAGTATCAACGGCTAATGATTTAACAGAAAATTCATCACCCAGTAGTGAAGGTGCTGAAAAAAACTTAAACAATTCAGTTTAA